TCTGATGAAAACTCACTGAACAGAAACATTAACATTGTTTCTCTCTTCATAGGCCGTTGCATATTTTGATTTTGTATGAATGTTTTTGGATATTAAGAGCACTGTTTTCTATTAATTAGGCTTCAACTCCGTGAAGCTTCACTGTAGGAAACCCCACTAGTTTGAGAGTTCTGAGAATGTCGATCTCTAACATGTGTAACAGCTTGgaaaattgtggacttcagaaacatCGAAGGCAGCACTATGCTTACTACTCTGAATATCAACACCAGATGTATATATCCAGATCCCACTATTCTGTGAACTAATGAAGTTCAAGGTATCTCTACCCCCTAACTATGATTTTCCCAATGCTTTCCAGCACCTCAGGACTTCTCACAAAGGTTGTGAACTAATGAAACATCCTTCCCCTTGAGCTCACTCTGACTCCAGCGTTGCAATGTTCTCTGCAGTCCATTGCTACAATACATTCTGCCTTCGATGGGGCAAAGATACAAATGCGTTTGTTTATTTGGATTCTGTAACTGCCCAAGTTCTGTTCCTGAGGAAATCTAAAAGTAGCGTGCACTACTGAGTTTGCAGGTAAAAAGAAACACACGTTAAACTCAATTATGGTTTTGAAATTTGAACGCTCTATCTTCTTCATTCGTGTTTCCTAAAGGACTGGACCCTCAACAAGATCTGACTGATAATTGTTTGTGATTCATGTGTGATGTCACCTAGGTCTCTGTATTTCACCTGATGATTCTTGCTCTGAACCACAATCTAACAGATAACCTATTAGGATTCCACAGTCCAGACTCGTGAGGGAGTTACCAGAGGGTAAGCTACAAGCGTGCATCTGCACTCAGAGAGAGGAATAAAATAGACACGGTGCCCACTTCATTAGGTATCCCTGTGCACCAACTTGTtagtgcaaatatttaatcagccaaccatgtgaTAGCAACTTAATGCATTAAACATGTGTTTGAGGTTCAGTTGAAACATCAGAATGAgaagtgaccttgaccatggaatgattattggtgccagactgagtatctcagaaattgctgaccaCACACTACATTCTGTAGACTTACAGAGAATAGCACAAAGGAAAAAAAGACATCAAGTGAGCAGCAAATCTgcgggtgaaaataccttgttagtgTGGTCAGAGAGTGGCCAGAcggattcaagctgacaggaaggcaatggtAACTCAAGAGCACACTAAAACAGCATTTCTGAAACATACACACAGTGATAATTGTATTAGGTACGGGAAGTACTtaacaaaatggccactgagtgagtggaggagATGGTTAGGAAAGCAGCACTTACTTTTGTAGCCTTATAGTTAGAGAGTGATACGATGCCTCAGTGTAGTTAGTGAGATCACTGATTACACTGGAGCACTACTGTTTTTGAAAGTGTTGCTGAGTCAGCTGTTAAAGCCAGGGAAGCAGTGATGCTGCTGAATTGGGGTGGACAGCATCAGGAAAATAATCCATGGAAAGGAGGACAAGCGGAGTCTGGTTATTGTGAATAGAACCAACAGACATTTCTTAATGGaaaattcaatagacaataggtgcaggagtaggccattcagcccttctagccagcactgccattcactgtgatcatggctgatcatacacaatcagtatcccattcctgccctctccccatatcccttgaccccgctatctataatagctctaactctctcttgaatgcatccagagatttggcctccactgccttctggggcagagcattccacatatccaccactctctgggtgaaaaagtttttctgcatctctgttctaaatggcctaccccttattcttaaactgtggcctctagttctggactcacccatcagtgggaacatgcttcctgcctccagtgtgtccaatcccttaataatcttatatgtttctcaCAGAAATtgctgaatctctggaattttccactcagagggttgtgggggAAGATCATTGATGGTACAGAAGATCCTTTTTAAAAGGCCAAGGAACTGAGACAGAAAGGGAGATTGAACGTAGGGCTGATAGGGCAGGCTCGAGGGACTCCTGCTTGTATTTTCTTTGGTTCTTCTCCTGTCACTGCCCACTGCAATCACCTCGCCCCCTAACCCCACTGAGACAGAGCAACTCAGAACAGCTACGGCACCAGGTCTGCACGACTCAACTGCTCAATGCTTGCTCAGCTCAGCCAACAGCAGTACAATAATGCCGCTGAGTGGAAGACAGCTGCATCTTAACATGGGTTTGTACAAGACCACACAGTTGTCAAATTAAAGACGGCAACAAGACTTAAGGGAATATATTAAAATTTTGTGTGTCACAAAAAAATTACATAACTATTTGTTGCTCAGTGCAGAAATCGACTCATTACTGTAGCATTCTTATTTTGTGGATCAGGGTCTCACAAGAACCAAAGTTACGCGCCACTTCAAAGTTATAAAAAGCGTACAAATTCACCAACTTCAAATCATGATCACTTTGTAAGTGATTCACAACTATAGTTCCAGAATTTAATTAACCAGCATTGTATTAACTCTGCTCCCTGTGTCCACTGTTGTGAGGTTCCCCACGCCGAGCTGTACAAATGGCTTGTAAAGTTCATACAGTAATGGAGGCGACAATCCCATGTCAGTGTTCATTACGATGAACCACCACTTCCAAAGGGCTTCTCCTGTCTTGGCCCCATGAATTCCAGTCCTTCAATTGGGATTTCCTTTTCTTTGATGGCTTTCTGTAATTGAAATAAAAAGCTCAGGTTGCATTGAAAACTTAAATCCACTAAAAATATTAATTTTACAAATAAATCCCAACATGTTAAGTACCAAAAAGAGAACATATTCCATTCTGATAGCACTGGCTTCTTAAAGTATTGGATGTACACCCAGTGGCCTCTgtattaggtacacttgctcaATAATGCAGATACCTAATCAtgaagcagcaactcaatgcataaaagaatggagacatggtcaagaggttgttgttcagaccagacatcaaaatggggtgggggggaagagatgtgatccaagtgactttgacagtggaatgattgctggtgccagatggggtggtctgagtatctcagaaactgctgatctcctggagatttgtacacacaatagtctctatagtttacagagaatggtgggaaccccacccccaccaaaaaaaaacattgagcaGCAGATCAGATCTGTGAGCAATGCTTCTTGGAGATGGGGGAAAGAATTCTGTTCCCCACAAGGGAGAGTAGAGCTAGGATTGACGGCTGCTGTCAACCCCGCGGCGGCCTTACCTTCACACATTCCTGGTACTGCTTAAAGAGCTCGCTGCACGGGTCCGCACTCCGCTCGCCCTTCAGGAACTTCTCGGCGAACCAGCGGTTGAAGCACAGGTCATAGCCGCGCTTCAGCTCCAAGCACTCCGAGCCCACGCTGTTCATGGTGGCCAGGCCGCCCCGCACCCCCGTCTGGGCACCCGTCCGACGTCATCAGCCGGCGCCGCAACGGGCCGCGATGGCTCCGGCCTCCGGCGACCGCGGCCGAAGCCCCTCTCCCTGGTTGAAGTCACAATGCCGGCCGGGAAGGGAAGCCTCGGCGCCGCTTAAGGGGAGACACGCGGGCTCAGGGTCTGCTCCCCGCACATTGCAGCGTCGGCGGCTGGCGTGCCTCCCGCGGCCGAACCAGATCCCGCAGTGTCCCCGAGTCGCCCTCGCACACCCGCCCACACTCTCCCCGGTGCCCGCAGCCGGCCGGGGTCCGTGTCACGTGGAGTCAGCTCGATTTAAAATAGAAGTGATCGAGTGTAAAAAGCAATCGCCCGAACAGGGACTTGAACCCTGGACCCTCAGATTAAAAGTCTGATGCTCTACCGACTGAGCTATCCGGGCCCTGAGCAATAGTCAGCCGACAGTAACTTTGGAGCAAACTTCTGCAAACGATTTTGCGCAgataaatgctagaggaactcagcagatcaagcagaaaGGAATTAAGAGTGTACACTTGGGGCTGAAACACTCCAACAATACTTCAGTAGGGAATATCAACGATCCTTTTCCCTGCACGGATATTGCCGCTTTTGTTTAACTCTTGCAAACATTTCTTCTGCAAACTACTCTAATTTGACTCACATTGACATTCCCCCGATCTAATTTAGATTATTGCATAAATCTCCGTACGATAGATAACTTCATAATCTATCAGATAGAATTGCACCTTTGTtgtttacttgcactgcactttctctggcagtttaCTCTGCATTCTGATATTTTACCTTGGACTACCTCAGTCACTGTGAATGAACTGTAcagaacaagcttttcactgtagctcGACACACGTGACAACAGTAAACCAATTCCATTTACAATACATCTGTGAAATTCTGCACATCACTCATCAGAGATCACCTCTAAGCAACAGTTCTCAACTACAACGTGAATTGTTTTCGTTAACACTTGTGTTTACGAAATGTGCTTTTGGAATTTATACTTCCACGTTCAACAACTTCATGGCAACCCCGTTCCCCAGGTGATGCACAGTATGTTGTACCGCCGGGCAAGCCCTTTCAACGGCATGGCTTAGCATTGGGAAGTTTGGTGGCAAGGAACtgactttcttactctgactcctcatcgttttttccagtcctgctgaagggtctcagcccgaaacatcgactgtactcttttccatagatgttgcctgatttgctgagttcctccagtattttatgtgtattacttggatttccagcatctgcagattttctcctgtttgaagTTAGAGGCTatgtagcctgacttcagtgattggcaaGATAAAAGAGTAAgaatgagatttcagggtacttggaagcacacaaTAAAATAGGAAAGATACCAGCGTGAGTAGAAGATTGTTGGTTGACTGGTTGAAGGTAAAGAGAGAATAAATGGTGTCCCACAGGGGCTGCTGTTGGGTCCACTacttttctgtttttatgtcaataatttagatgacagaattgatgggtttgtagccaagtttgcggATGCTGCAAAGATAGACAGAggtgcagatagtgttgaggaagcagggtgtctgcagagggATTTGCACAGATTAAGAGAACGTGCAGAGAAGTGGCATATTCTGGCCTTAGGGTGTATAACAAAATATTAACTTTAGCATCCAGTCTTTCGACTTGAACATGGGCTGTAgagtaaatttaaaatgcagctctggactATAGGTTACTAGAGCCATGAACAGCAGTTAATTGAAAAAACAGAGTGGAGTGTGGGTGAGAAGAAGGAGGTCGGAAAGTTATATGTAActgaaaggaagcattgtagatgcattgcaaatatggaattgtcctttgatctttagcatatacaATATCATGTGACACTATTCCATATCTCACAGCTGTGCCTCTCCTGTGATTTTGTTGGCATCACAACAAATGGAATACAGtctagggaagtgtatgatcatgctcTTTGGGAGGAGAAATAAAGGTGTAGGCTACTCACTGATTCTCACGTATAGTTTATAAATCcattgattctcacagctacctggtcttttcccaccctgttacttgtaaaaatgccatgccattctctcaattcctctatcTCCACATTCGCTCTCAGGTTTGgggttttcattccagaactaaggaggcgtcctccttcttcaaagaaaggggctttccttcttccaccatcaatgctaccGTCTCttgcatttcatgcacatctgccctcaccccatcctcctgccatcccaccagggatagggttcctcttgtcctcacctaccactctggaAGCCTTCGCATTGAGCACCTAACTCTccagaacttccgccatctcccaacgggatcccaccaccaagcacatccttccctcccccctcactttctgttttccacagggattgctccctatgcaaatcccttgtccatttgtccctccccactgatctccctgcatA
The genomic region above belongs to Hypanus sabinus isolate sHypSab1 chromosome 13, sHypSab1.hap1, whole genome shotgun sequence and contains:
- the triap1 gene encoding TP53-regulated inhibitor of apoptosis 1, whose product is MNSVGSECLELKRGYDLCFNRWFAEKFLKGERSADPCSELFKQYQECVKKAIKEKEIPIEGLEFMGPRQEKPFGSGGSS